ATCCGGAAAGATCGCGATGCCGATACTGATGGCGACGTCGAGGTGCTGGCCCTCCACCTCGAACGGCCGCTCCAGTGCTTCGAGTAGACATTGCGCCTTGACAGTTGCCGCCGTCGCATCGGTGTTCGTCATCAGCACCGCGAACTCGTCACCGCTGAGCCTGGCGACCATGTCCTCGGCTCGAATCTCGGCCCGCAGGCGCGGCCCAACCTGTTCGAGCAGGCGGTCACCGGCCTGCATACCAAACGTTTCGTTGACTTCCTTGAAGTGATCCAGGTCGATGATCAGCACCCCGACCTGCTCGCGCGCCGCCCGAGCCGAAACCAGCGCCTGCCCCAACCGATCGGCCATCAGGAGCCGGTTCGGTAACCCCGTCAGCGCGTCGTGAAGCGCCTGGTACTCGAGGGCCTTCTGGTCGCGGCGCCGCTCCGTTATGTCCGTCACCATCGCCAGTGATCCAGCGTAGTGCCCGGCGGCGTCATGGTTTGGGCTGATGCTGAGCAAGGTCCAGCAATCGGTGCCGTCTTTTCGCGTGTACCGCACTTCGCGTTGCTGCGATTCACCCCGGAGGCGGCCAGGTTGGTTGGAGATGAAGGACGCTTGCGAGTCGGCACCAAGGAACTCAAATAGCGGTCGGCCGGCCATCTCTTCAACGGTGTAACCCAGCATCTCGGCCATCCGGGGATTGACAAAGGTCGTCACGTTCTGCGCGTCGATCAACCATATGCCCTCATACGCGGTTTCGACGATCCGCCGGTAACGCTCCTCGCTGGCACGAAGTGCCTCCGCGGCCCGCCTGGTGGTGGTGATATCTCGATGAATCGCAGCGCACGCGACGATTGTGCCGTCCACATCGGTCAGCGGTGCGAAGCTGATCGAGACTTCCACCAGACTCCCGTCCTTTCGTTTTCGGATCGTCTCGAGCTGTTCGATGGGCTCACCACGTCGCACGCGATCCATCAGTGCGGCCGATTCGCTGGATTTGCCATCCGGCACGATCGTCCCGATGCTTTGACCGATGATTTCCTCGGCGGAGTAGCCGTACAGGCGCTGGGCGCCGAGGTTCCAATTCACAATCAACCCCTTGACGTCGACCGCGAGGATCGGATCGATGGAGGTAGCGACCATCGCCGCCATGCGGCGAAGGTCTCGCTCGGCCCGCCGCCGCTCGGTGACGTCGGTCACCATCGCCAGCGATCCCCTGTAGCTCCCGGCCGCGTCCAGGTCCGGACTCGATTCCAACAGCACCCAGAGCTCCGAGCCGTCCTTCCGTCGAAATCGAAACTCGTGCTCCGCCTGGTGGGCCTCCTGCCGCCAGTCGCGATTGGCCGCGAAGGCGGCCTGTGCATCGGCGTCCATGAAATCGATGACCGGCTTCCCCAGCATCTCCTCAGGGGCGTAGCCCAGCATGTCCGCCATGCGCCGATTGACAAAGGTCGTCCGGTTCTCGCCGTCGATGACCCAGACGCCTTCAAATGCGGTCTCGACGATCTTCCGGTACCGCTCCTCGCTGGCGCGGAGCGCTTCCTCAGCGGCGTGGCGTTCGGTGATGTCCCGCACGTAGGCGCTGAATAGGTGGCTGCCGCCGGACCGGGTCGCCGAGATGGAGAGCTCGATTGGGAACTCGTGACCGTCGCGATGCAGAGCCGCCAGCTCGAGTCGCTTATTGAGAACCGGACCCTCGCCGGTCGCGAGAAAGTGGCGCAGACCAAATTGGTGCGCGCCGCGATAGCGAAGCGGGATGATGGTCTCGCTCACCATCCGGCCCACCGCTTCGGATCGTGACCACCCGAAGATGGTTTCGGCCATCGGGTTCCAGTCGGTGATCACGCCGTCGGCACCCATCGTGACGACCGCATCTAGCGCGGAATCGAAGATGCTGCCAAGCCGCCGGAGGTACTCGCCCTGGGCCGCACGGGCGGCCTTTCGTTCGACCGCGGCACGGACCTCACGCTCCACGGCCGGGCGCAGCCGGGACAGATTGTCTTTGAAGATATAGTCGTGCGCGCCACCCCGCATCGCGGCGACGGCCGCATTCTCACCGGCGGACCCAGATACAACGATAAACGGGATGTCGAGGTCGGCCTGCTTGAGCAGGTCAAGCGCGCGCGGGGCACTGAATGAGGGCAGGTGGTAGTCGGCGATGATGAGGTCTAATCCCGTCCCCAGCTTGGCCGCGAATCCAGCCTCCGTATCGACCCGCTCCCAGGCGATGGTCAGCCCGGCGCGCCGCAGGTGCTCGGCAACCAGCAGGGCGTCATCGGGCCGGTCCTCCACGATCAGGACGCGCAGCGGTTCGGACATCGCGCTCAGGAGGCCATTGCTGCTAGCCGCGGGCCCCCGTAAAGCTTAGGCACAGACATATGTAACGTAACGTGTAGAAGTGAGAAGGTGCGAGTCCTAAATCGGCAGACGCAGAACGTTGCCCCATCGTGACAAAAATCCGCCCGTTTCTAGGTAAGCCTAGGCCCCTTTACCTAGGTAATTGAGCACGGATCTAGACTTGGCTCATGCGACCCATTTCCGACAGTGCCGGCGAGGAGCTTCTCTGGATCCAACCCGCGGCTCGCCGCCGCGAGCACGAGTTGCGCGCGGGCGATGACGTGGTCGCGACCCTGCGCTTTCAGCGCGGAAGCCTTGCCGATGCCGAGGCCGAAGGCCATCACTGGACATTCAAACGGCAGGGCTTCTGGCAGCCGCGCGTCACGGTGCGCGTTTCAGGATCTGATGCCGATGTCGCCGTCTTCCGACCCCACTGGGCCGGCGGGGGAACGCTCGACTTCGCAGACGGCGGCAGCGTGCGCTTGAGCTCGGCCAACTTCTGGCAGTCCCAATGGGTCTGGCAGGAGAAGGATCAGCCGCTAATGCTCTTCAAGGGGCGGCATGGCATCGTAAAGGCCAAGGGCGCTGTCGAAATCGAGCCTGGTGCCACTGGCCGTCCGGATACTCCGCTTCTGGTCCTGCTCGGCTGGTACTTGATTCTGCTCCACGCGGAAGATACCAATGCCGCGGCCGGGAGCAGCGCGGCGGCGGTGGCCGCAACCAGCGCCTAAACGAAAAGCCCCGAGCGCATCCTTACCCCCCGCGAGCTCAATCGGGCCTTGCTCGCCCGCCAGTTCTTGCTCGAGCGCTCTTCCTTGCCATTGGTACCCACGCTCGAACGGGTTGGCGGGCTGCAGACCCAGTACGCACCATCAGGATATGTCGGCCTCTGGTCGCGCATGCGCGACTTCCGGCGCGATGCGCTCACGACCGCGCTGGAGCAGCGTCGCGTGATCCAGGGGACGCTCCTTCGCAGCACGATTCACATGGTTTCGGCGAGAGACTACTGGCTGTTCCTTGCCGCAGTCAGACAGCCGCGCCAGGAGTGGTGGCGCCGGGTCACACAAAAGGCGCTCGGAGACGTCGACATCGCTGCCGCTGCTACCGTGATCCGCGAACCGCTGGCGGCGGGGCCACAGCGCGCCAGCGACTTGAAGGAGCTGCTGGTGACGCGCGGTTTCCCACGAGCCACATGGACCGGCGTCGGGATATGGGTCGATATGGTTCGCGTTCCGCCGTCCGGCACATGGGACCAGCGCCGGGCGGATCTCTATGGGCTCGCTGACCAGTGGGTTCAACCAGCTACGCCGACCGAGGCGGCTGGACTCGAGCACGTCGTTCGTCGCTATCTTGGCGCGTTCGGCCCGGCGTCCGTGCGTGAGATCGCCGACTGGGCGGGCATCCCTCACACGAGATTGCTGCCAGTGATCGACAGACTCTCGCTCATACACTTCCGCGATGAGAACGGGAAAGAACTCCTCGATCTTCAGCGAGCGCCGTTACCCAATCCGCAGACACCGGCGCCGGTGCGCTTCCTACCGACCTGGGATGCGACGCTGCTGGTCCACGCCCGGCGCACCCAGATCCTGCCCGAGCGTTACCGGCCGCTCGTCTTCAACACCAAGACCCCACATTCGGTGCCCGCCTTCCTGGTCGATGGTGCCGTCGCGGGGACCTGGCGCTACGAGGGCGGTCGCGTCGAGGTCAAGCCGTTCGAGCCGCTTCCCAAAGCCGCCCGCCGAGACGTCGACGATGAGGCGAAGCGGCTCGAGGCCTTCCACAAATAAGAAACAGCGCCCCACCGCGATGGGGCGCCGTTCTTGTCGAAGGTCGGAGCTTTAGCGGCCCTGTCCGGGCTGCGTCGGCCACGTCGTCGGTTTGTGCTCGGGCTGAGCGGCTGGCTTCTGCCACGGCTGGCCGGGCTGGCCACCCTGCTTCTGCGGGAATCCCTGACCTGGTTGCGGTTGCCCGCCCTGCTCGCCCATCTTCTTCTCGCGTTTGCTCATACGATTTTCCTCCTGCCGAATGAGTTCGCCGCCGATCGAGGGCCCTCAGGCTTTCCCTCCGTCTGAGAGGGTCGGGTGGGGGTCTCCGAGTGCATCGACTATATGGCCGTATGGGGCATTTCGATCCCCCGTCAGCGAGATTTCACCTGTTGCCGCAACTCCGCCACGGCTTGGCGCTGAGATGCAAAGGTCTCGGCCACGAACCATTTCCGGATCGGTAACGACTGTGTGAATCGCCGCAGGGAAGGGGGGGTCTATGACCCCTGGATCCAGCGGATGTACCGATCGGCCGACTTCTGGATGGCGGCCTTGGCGTCGCGATCGACGACCCGGTCCCACCAGCCACCGTAGATCCGGTCGAAGCGATAGGGCTCAACGGCCGCGACGATGCGCCGAACATGAACGGCCGAGAGTGGGATCTCGTTCGGGTAGCTGCGCATGAAGCTGACGAACCGGCGGTCGGCGACCACGGTGATCGTGTCACCGGTCAGCAGGGCACCGAGGCCGGCGGCTCCGCCCGCCCAATGGAGGACGGCGCTCCCTTCGAAGTGGCCACCGGACTGGATGAGTGTCAGCCCGGGGAGTGGCTCGATGGCGCCCTCCCAATTCTTGACGGCCGGGTCGGGTCGCATCACCCACTGGCGGTCCGCGGTCGGGATATAGATCGGCGAGGCGCCGAAGGCGCGACTCCACTCCACGCAGACGCCATAGAAATGCGGGTGCGACATCCCGATGCCGTGGAGACCGCCCCGTGCGCGGACGGCCGCGATGCCCTCGTCATCGATGAATCCCAAGCAGTCCCAGAGGAAGTTGCCGGCCGGCGTCTGGACCAGCAGCGCGCGCTGGCCGATGCCGACGGGCGGGTCGGCGCCGATCCCGGTGAGACCCGGTTCTAGGTCGCGCACCTCGATGCGGTGGCCCTCGCCGCGGAGTCCAGTCAGGGTAACCCAGCGCTGCCCACCGGGTGGAACGTATTGCCGCTCGTCGTCGCAGATCGCGCAGTGTGTCGGCGGATTCTCGCTTTCCGCCTGCTGCACGCCGCATGTGCGGCAGATGTACGCCTCCACCGGCCTAACAGTACAATCGCCAGACCATGGAGATGGTTCGTGCGGTCGAGGAGGCCGAGCAGCGCCTCGAGGGCATCGCGTCGACGACGCCGCTGCAGCCGTCGATCCGGCTCTCCGAACAGTACGGCGCCACCATCCTGATCAAACGCGAGGACATGCAGGCGGTCCGCTCCTTCAAGATCCGCGGCGCCTACAACAAGATCGCATCGCTCTCGGCCGAGGATCGCAAGCGCCCCATCGTCTGCGCCAGCGCCGGCAACCATGCCCAGGGCGTGGCCTTCGCCTGCGCCCACCTCGGCATTGGCGCCACGATCTTCATGCCAAGGATCACCCCGACGCAGAAGATCGAGCGGGTCGAGCACTTCGGCGGTGAGTTCGTCGAGATCCGCTTGGTGGGCGACTCCTACGACGAGTCGAGTGCGGCCGCGCAGGAGTACTGCGACCAGAAGCGAGGGATCTTCGTCCACCCCTTCGACGACCTGCAGACGATCGCCGGCCAGGGCACAGTTGGCAAGGAGATCTTCGATGCCACTGGCGGTGATCTCGGGGTCGTTATCGTCCCGATCGGCGGCGGCGGCCTGGCGTCGGGCGTCGCATCCTATATAAGGGAAAAGAATCCGGCCGTGACCGTGATCGGCGCTGAGCCGGCCGGGTCACCGTCCATGTACGAGTCCCTGAAGCAAGGACGGATCGTCGCGCTCGACGAGATCAACACCTTCGTCGACGGGGCCGCGGTCCGCAAGGTCGGCCAGCGCACCTTCGATCTCTGCCGGCGGTTTGTCGACCGGATTGTCATCGTCCCGGAAGGCAAGGTCTGCACCACGATGATCGAGCTCTACCAGAACGAGGGCATCATCACCGAGCCGGCTGGAGCGCTCGCCCTTTCGGCGCTCGACGACGTCACCGAGGAGATTCGCGGCAAGACAGTTGTCTGCGTCCTGAGCGGCGGCAACAACGACGTCCTAAGGTACCCCGAAATCCTGGAGCGCAGCCTCGTCTACCAGGGTCGCAAGCACTACTTCATCATCGAGTTCGCCCAGAAGCCCGGTCAGTTGCGCCAGTTCGTCGACGACGCGCTTGGTCCCACAGACGACATCGTCCGCTTCGAGTACATCAAGAAGACGAACAAGGAACGTGGGGCAGCCCTGGTCGGCATCGAGCTGAAGGACAGGGCCGACCTGGAGCCTTTGCTGAAGCGGATGGAACAGATCCAGCTGAACTTCCGCCCGCTTGGCAGCGAAGAGCTCCTCTACCAATATCTCGTCTAACTCACGCCAGTCCCAGTTGAGAAGGGGGCCTGGTAGCAAGGGTGTACGGCAACTTCTAACGCCCAAACCCAGGCTAGAGTGAGTTCCTTACGTCATGCGGTTTCCCGCAAGGGAGCCGAAGCATGCCTACCTAACGCGTACCGCCCCGATTTGAATGCACGAGGAGGTCTGCAAAACCCCCACCGCGGGTTCGAATCCCGCACTCGCCTCCAGTTTTCAAATACGAATCAGCCGTCGTTAACGTCGCATTCCGCGCCTTCGGACAGCAACAGTGACGGCAACCCCGCTGGGGCATCCGGGAGGAGGAGTCCGCTCAGCCAGTCGGCTTCGAGCTCGACGGTTGCATCGCGATGCCGGAAGCCCAGAGCGTCCAGGGCCGGAGCCGGAGGATGGAGTAGAGAGCCTGCGAGCGCTCATTGGAAGGTTGCTTCCTGGCGGCCCGGGCTGTGCGCGCGGTTATGAGTAATCACGCGGGCAGAGCGGTCGGAAGATAGTGACCGCCGATCTGCTTGCGCGCCTAGTATGCCGGTTGCGCATGAGTATGGCTTGTCATCACTGCGACTAGCAGACCGATGACGACGCAGCCGAGACCTGCTGCCAGGACTAGCGCTGACACACGAACAGCTCTGTTTTCACCCCGGCGTGCAAGGATCACCATG
Above is a window of Candidatus Dormiibacterota bacterium DNA encoding:
- a CDS encoding PAS domain S-box protein, with amino-acid sequence MSEPLRVLIVEDRPDDALLVAEHLRRAGLTIAWERVDTEAGFAAKLGTGLDLIIADYHLPSFSAPRALDLLKQADLDIPFIVVSGSAGENAAVAAMRGGAHDYIFKDNLSRLRPAVEREVRAAVERKAARAAQGEYLRRLGSIFDSALDAVVTMGADGVITDWNPMAETIFGWSRSEAVGRMVSETIIPLRYRGAHQFGLRHFLATGEGPVLNKRLELAALHRDGHEFPIELSISATRSGGSHLFSAYVRDITERHAAEEALRASEERYRKIVETAFEGVWVIDGENRTTFVNRRMADMLGYAPEEMLGKPVIDFMDADAQAAFAANRDWRQEAHQAEHEFRFRRKDGSELWVLLESSPDLDAAGSYRGSLAMVTDVTERRRAERDLRRMAAMVATSIDPILAVDVKGLIVNWNLGAQRLYGYSAEEIIGQSIGTIVPDGKSSESAALMDRVRRGEPIEQLETIRKRKDGSLVEVSISFAPLTDVDGTIVACAAIHRDITTTRRAAEALRASEERYRRIVETAYEGIWLIDAQNVTTFVNPRMAEMLGYTVEEMAGRPLFEFLGADSQASFISNQPGRLRGESQQREVRYTRKDGTDCWTLLSISPNHDAAGHYAGSLAMVTDITERRRDQKALEYQALHDALTGLPNRLLMADRLGQALVSARAAREQVGVLIIDLDHFKEVNETFGMQAGDRLLEQVGPRLRAEIRAEDMVARLSGDEFAVLMTNTDATAATVKAQCLLEALERPFEVEGQHLDVAISIGIAIFPDDGDDPNTLLRRADIALYVAKQPRGAFVRFAPEHERQGASRLTLMADLREALQHEDQLFLDFQPLVRLRDRSLAGVEALVRWRHPQRGLVPPMEFVPFAEKTRLIKPLTRWVLISALRQSVSWERDGRLIPVSVNISMRDLVDPEFPETIATLLKASQAPPSSLMLEITESLIMTEPERAINTLTELRMLGVRLAVDDFGTGYSSLAYLHRLPIHEIKIDKSFVAAMGGQASRSNIVRASVELGHSLQLESVAEGVEDARTWDLLRLLGCDLAQGYFISRPMLAEQVLPWLSRWETAPGKAAEEAA
- a CDS encoding winged helix DNA-binding domain-containing protein, whose translation is MLARQFLLERSSLPLVPTLERVGGLQTQYAPSGYVGLWSRMRDFRRDALTTALEQRRVIQGTLLRSTIHMVSARDYWLFLAAVRQPRQEWWRRVTQKALGDVDIAAAATVIREPLAAGPQRASDLKELLVTRGFPRATWTGVGIWVDMVRVPPSGTWDQRRADLYGLADQWVQPATPTEAAGLEHVVRRYLGAFGPASVREIADWAGIPHTRLLPVIDRLSLIHFRDENGKELLDLQRAPLPNPQTPAPVRFLPTWDATLLVHARRTQILPERYRPLVFNTKTPHSVPAFLVDGAVAGTWRYEGGRVEVKPFEPLPKAARRDVDDEAKRLEAFHK
- the ilvA gene encoding threonine ammonia-lyase IlvA, with product MEMVRAVEEAEQRLEGIASTTPLQPSIRLSEQYGATILIKREDMQAVRSFKIRGAYNKIASLSAEDRKRPIVCASAGNHAQGVAFACAHLGIGATIFMPRITPTQKIERVEHFGGEFVEIRLVGDSYDESSAAAQEYCDQKRGIFVHPFDDLQTIAGQGTVGKEIFDATGGDLGVVIVPIGGGGLASGVASYIREKNPAVTVIGAEPAGSPSMYESLKQGRIVALDEINTFVDGAAVRKVGQRTFDLCRRFVDRIVIVPEGKVCTTMIELYQNEGIITEPAGALALSALDDVTEEIRGKTVVCVLSGGNNDVLRYPEILERSLVYQGRKHYFIIEFAQKPGQLRQFVDDALGPTDDIVRFEYIKKTNKERGAALVGIELKDRADLEPLLKRMEQIQLNFRPLGSEELLYQYLV
- a CDS encoding hydrolase, giving the protein MEAYICRTCGVQQAESENPPTHCAICDDERQYVPPGGQRWVTLTGLRGEGHRIEVRDLEPGLTGIGADPPVGIGQRALLVQTPAGNFLWDCLGFIDDEGIAAVRARGGLHGIGMSHPHFYGVCVEWSRAFGASPIYIPTADRQWVMRPDPAVKNWEGAIEPLPGLTLIQSGGHFEGSAVLHWAGGAAGLGALLTGDTITVVADRRFVSFMRSYPNEIPLSAVHVRRIVAAVEPYRFDRIYGGWWDRVVDRDAKAAIQKSADRYIRWIQGS